The Sphingobacterium lactis sequence AATGGACACGGCACAGGATTCTCCAGCTCGAATATGATAGAGCAGGAGTTCATTCCTTGCCGGAGTCTCCCGCAGGACTTTGATGGAACCTTTCAACACCAATGGGATTACCTTTATATACTTGTGGGGTTCTACAACGGTTTGACCAGAACTAAACTGTAGGGGTATACCTACATCCTCAAACTCCAAGCGCAAATCATGCTCCTGGAGGAAGTCGAATTTACTTAGATTCATCTTATATTAATAGTAGTGTGTGACTGTAAATTTACTGTTTAAACATGGAAATCATACATTGATTTCCATTTATTTTGAATCTTAAGGAATTACCAGTTGAGATCTTTAATTAATTCAGTGATCAAGGTTCGTGCATCCCGATGCTTTACCAATGCCGCTGCTTGCCCTGCCCAGAGCGATTTTAACTCCGGGTTGGAATCAATATTGGCGGGGTAGGCGCCAAGTTTTCCGATAATTTTACCCTGAAGCGGATAGGGTGCCATCTCTTCCTGATAGTTTTTTAGCTCCTCGGTCAGCCTATTGGCCAACCCCCTGGATAATCTGCCGGTAAAAACTTTGGTGAGCGTCGTATATTTTGCTTTATCGGTGAATAGGATATCCTTATGGCCCTGACTGGTTCCCGACTCCTGTGTAGCCAAGAAGGCGGTGCCGATCTGTACGGCATCCGCTCCGAGTTGAAGGGCAGCGCCTACGCCACGTGCATCGCTGATTCCCCCAGCAGCGACAACTGGAATCTTCACGGCATCCGCAACTTGTGGTATCAGGGAAAAGGTGCCTACTAAGGAATTTTCAGGGGTATCCAGGAAGGAGACGCGGTGACCACCTGCGTCGGCACCTGAGGCAACGATGGCATCAACGCCAGCATTTTCTAAGGCAATTGCTTCATCCACCGTGGTAGCAGTGCCTAAAGTAAGGATGTTCAAGCGCCTACAGTGTTCGAGAACATCGGAAGATGGAATGCCATAGACAAAGGAAAAAACGCGTGGCTTAACGGCAAAGATGGCTTCCAGCTGATCTGCATAGCGGGGAGCCTGAGGTAAAGGATAAGTGGGGAATTCCGCACCGACCTCCTCGAAGTAGGGTTTCAGGATGCTCAGGATCCGGTCCAGATCGGAAGAGCTGAAAGTATGCGCAGCCTCATCGTAATCATTGACCCATAAATTTAAATTGAACGGTTTATCCGTCTGTTCCCTGATCTTGCCTGCAATTTCAATGATTTCCGAAGCACTGTGCGGTTGGCACCCGTAGGATCCCAGACCGCCCATCTCAGAAACAACTTGTGTTAGGGCTACAGATGAAGCGCGACCACCAAAGGGGCCCTGAACGATCGGATAGGCGATATCGACTAGCTCTGTAAATCTATTTCCTTTCATCTCTATTGTCTATTAATTTATTCCATAACTATTTAAACCACTTACAGTTAAATCTTCACTGTGTTGGGTAAGTTAAATTAAGATAAATCATACTAGGAAAGATTATTCAAATGTCATATTTAATTGGTTGTAGTATTAAATCTGCTTTCAAGTGATTTGGAATTGCCCTGATGATATTGTTAAAAGTTGTTAATCTATACATGGCGGGACACGAAAGGCAAATGGTTTGCGTTTCTATAGTAACAAAAGCAAAAGAGTAATTGAGTAAAATTTCATAATTTAGGTTAATAATTGGTTAGTTAGAAAATCCTGAGGTTCCCCGCCTCAGGATTTTTTTATTCGGAATTTCGTGATTTCAGAAACATACAACATTCGAATTAAAAAGCGCGGTTGACCAGCATTGTTAAAAGATGTTAAGGTACCGCAAGGGATAAATTTAGGCATGGGGTTTGTAATATTACCCATAGAAAAGCAAAAGAGTAATTGAGTAAAATTTCATAATTTAGGTTAATAATTGGTTAGTTAGAAAATCCTGAGGTTCCCCGCCTCAGGATTTTTTTATTCGGAATTTCGTGATTTCAGATACATACACCCTTCGAATTAAAAAGCGCGGCTGAACAGCATTGTTAAAAGATGTTAAGGTATCGCAAGGGATAAATTTAGGCATGGGGTTTGTAATATTACCCATAGAAAAGCAAAAGAGTAATTGAGTAAAATTTCATAATTTAGGTTAATAATTGGTTAGTTAGAAAATCCCGAAGTTCCCCGCTTCGGGATTTTTTCATTTTACCTATACCTGAACACCGAAGAGATACCCGACCAGGGCGGAAAGGCCCATGGCAATAGTCCCCCAGATGACAATGCGTATGATGGCTTTCCCTATCGGGGCCCCGCCGGTCTTGGCAGAAACTACACCCAAAACAATGAGGGAAATAATCGTGAATACGTAGAGGTAATATTCCATGTAGGACAATGGTGCCAATAAAGTAACCAAAAGTGGCAGAACCGCACCTGCCGTAAATGCAGCTCCGGATGCCAAAGCGGCTTGAATGGGATTGGCCTGGCTCATTTCCGTAATGCCCAATTCATCGCGCACATGCGCTGCGAGGGCATCTTTCGCAGTGAGCTCTTTGGCGACCAACATCGCCGTTTCTTCCTTAAGCCCCCTTGATTCATAAATCTTGGCTAACATTTGCAATTCCATTTCCGGCATTTCCGCGAGTTCTTCCGCTTCCCGAGCGATATCGGATTTTTCAATATCTGTCTGTGAACTTACCGACACATATTCACCAGCTGCCATGGATAGGGCACCTGCCACCAAACTGGCCATGGTGGCCAACAGGATGGGGTCGCGCGACGTGCTCGCCGCCGCAACTCCAATGGCCAGACTGGATACTGAAATAATACCGTCATTGGCGCCTAGCACAGCGGCTCGCAACCAATTGCTGCGGTGCACATAATGGTTGTCGAGGTAATTGTCTAACGTGGGTTTTCTGGAAGGATGGGACGTCATGGTGATCGTGTTTGATGTATGCATTAAAGTTAAGCATTATCAAAGTGGATACCATGGCTTAGCGCAAATCATGCTTTTCTTTGCAGCTTGTATATTAGGCTCTTCTCCAAGCCCGGGAAGTCATCCAGGTAGCCGACATGGTCAAACCGACATTTCTCCAGAACATGGATCGAAGGCTTGTTCGCTGGCCGGACAATGGCAAATATCTCGGGTTTATTCAACGTATTGAACCCATAGGTAATGGCGTTATTCGCTAATTCGGTCGCAAAACCCTTTCCCCAGGCGGCTGTATCCAACCGGTACCCAAGATTCAGCCGATCTTCCAAGATATACTTCTTCCAGGACAGTCCACCAAAACCAATTGTACGGTCAGGGAATTCCTTTGTTTTAATCTTCCAGAGGCCAAAATCATGGATATCCCAATGGGATAATATTTCGGGAAAGATCGTGTTCGCACGTTCATAACTCATGCCACCGTAGGGGTTGAACGCATTGGTCTCAGGATCGCCATAGATTTCATAAAACCGTTGAAAATCAGCAGCTGTAGGCTGTTCAAGAATTAAACGCTCCGTAGTTAGTGTCATGAAATGAAAGTTTTGTGGCCGTATAAGTAACGAAAGGTGTGCGGTTAAATTGTGTAGGGGGGAGGGGAATAAGAATTAGCCTAGACGATATCCACCTAGCATAAAAGTTTGGGTAATATGAAGATTGCCATTTTTATTCCGGTATTTCCGCTTCGGGTATATTGACGTAGAAATATTGCCAAGCGAAATAGATGGCAAGGATAAGGATAATGACGACGGCGATTAATATTAACGTCTTTCTAAGCTTAACATCCATGAGTTCCTGATTTTATGTGATCGAATAAAAATCCCAAACCTTCCTTAACTTCTTCCGTGGTTTTCCAAAAGGCAGAATACAGAATGTACACCAATATGACGGCCAGAATAATGATAATTAGCCATACCAATGTTCCGTTGAATTTTTTGTCCTCTAGCATAAGAGATTTTGTGTTGATCCAATAAATGAACACATGAGTTGACAAAAAGTTAGGCATAAAAAAAGCCTTCCAAGAACTTGAAAGGCTTCAAAAAGAAGTACGCCAATTAGGGTTCGAACCTAAGACCTACGGTTTAGAAAACCGTTGCTCTATCCAGCTGAGCTATTGGCGCTTGATTTTGTTATGCAAAAGTAGGCTTTTGGAGTTTAAAAGCAAAATAAATTATCTATTTTTTGGGTACATCGGAATAACTAATTGCAATACAAGTACATATTTTTTGCAAATTTCAAAATAGGATAAAATGCTATCCTATATGATGCAGAAAATGCAGTTTTGGTTTTTCAATATGAGGCTATAAAGAATTAAAAATCAGTTTCTTTGCGCTTTAGGGCTGTTTTCGAGGTATACTATTTTCACTTTTAATTTGGAGATCAACACAGATTTTGTACTTTTGTCGCGGAGAGTTGGCAGAGTGGTCGAATGCGGCGGTCTTGAAAACCGTTAACTGTCACAGGTTCGGGGGTTCGAATCCCTCACTCTCCGCTGAAAAAGCTTCTATCGAAAGATTGAAGCTTTTTTCGTAAATCAGCAATCCTTTTCCTTTCATTTGGTAATTTGACTATATGTTGTGCTTCGTAGGGATCAAGATTACGCTTCACTTTACCCACCTTCCCGAAAAAAAGAAGGCAACCCTTTCGGGCTGCCAACTCATGTATAGGGGTTTTCAAATATGGACGAACTAATTTTTACGTACGCAACGCACCGACGTATAGATTCCTGAAAGTCCAGGTGCTGGTGTTACGATTAAGGACGGAACCGTGGTGTAATTCATTACAGCAAACATGGTTGGTGTTTTTGTCCGCCAATACCCTTTGGTTGACGCATAACTTAGTGAAGAAGGGAAGAACTGCAGAATCGGCCCTTCAAAGATCGATCTGTAACCTACCGGTACAAATTCCAATAGCTCATCGCGGTAGAATGGCCAGCCCTGTACGGCATCATCTGAAGTGAATTCCACATCCCAGTTGTTGTTGAGATCTCGATAGATTTCCTTATTGGTATGTGCTGCTAATTCCTCAAATTGAGCAACAGTAGGGAGGTCCCAGGTATCTTCGGGGTACACCAGTTCACAGATATTCTTTCCCCGATCGACATCGTAAATATCGTCTGTAAAATAATCTGTATAAGGAATTACCAATCCTTCAAATAGCGGGTTGTCAAATCGGAAGAAATATTCACTGATGCCTGTAATGCTGCCAGGGCCATCAGCATCACGGTATATATTTCCGCGCGCCCAATATGTTGTTCCGATACGGATTGCCGATTCGATGATCTTAATGGAAACGAGGTACGATTTTCCTGCTTCCGGTGTAAAAGCTGGAAAGGAGAAGGATTTGTTGTACACTCCTCGAATTATGGATTCCTCTTCGCCGGTAATTTCATCCAACCTATTTGTCTGTGCACGAATAGTATCTGTCGTAATGGTCAGAGCAACAGGGGAAGTACCATTTACAGGGCTAAAAAAAGCAAATCGGTGCTTTGAATTTGGAATGGTAACAGAGTCTGTCCCAACCGGAACACGATAACTCCTTCCGTGATTATTGTAGACCGATAATCCCGATAAATCGCTGGAGAAATTCAGCAACGTACTATCTTTTAGGCGGAAATTTGCTTTCTGCATGCCGTTATTGCTTTCAAATCGAGGCGTTGCCATGGTAATTCCAGAAAAAATTCCCCGGCTGTTATATTCAATGACGAAGCGTGCCGTTTTACGGGTGAAGACGATGTCGGAAATGAGATTCGGTTGGCTATCGTCCATATTGGTGGTGATGACACCTGTAGCATAACCGAAATCCTGACGCAACACATCATTGTTCCCTGATGGCATGATCGGAATTATTCCGGTAGCATCATTATAGGCTGGGATTTCGCCTTCGCTGTTATAGGTATACGCATACCAACGATATTTTTTTCCTCTATCGGCTGCGATTGCCAATTTATTGGA is a genomic window containing:
- a CDS encoding GNAT family N-acetyltransferase, whose product is MTLTTERLILEQPTAADFQRFYEIYGDPETNAFNPYGGMSYERANTIFPEILSHWDIHDFGLWKIKTKEFPDRTIGFGGLSWKKYILEDRLNLGYRLDTAAWGKGFATELANNAITYGFNTLNKPEIFAIVRPANKPSIHVLEKCRFDHVGYLDDFPGLEKSLIYKLQRKA
- a CDS encoding VIT1/CCC1 transporter family protein; amino-acid sequence: MTSHPSRKPTLDNYLDNHYVHRSNWLRAAVLGANDGIISVSSLAIGVAAASTSRDPILLATMASLVAGALSMAAGEYVSVSSQTDIEKSDIAREAEELAEMPEMELQMLAKIYESRGLKEETAMLVAKELTAKDALAAHVRDELGITEMSQANPIQAALASGAAFTAGAVLPLLVTLLAPLSYMEYYLYVFTIISLIVLGVVSAKTGGAPIGKAIIRIVIWGTIAMGLSALVGYLFGVQV
- a CDS encoding NAD(P)H-dependent flavin oxidoreductase, whose product is MKGNRFTELVDIAYPIVQGPFGGRASSVALTQVVSEMGGLGSYGCQPHSASEIIEIAGKIREQTDKPFNLNLWVNDYDEAAHTFSSSDLDRILSILKPYFEEVGAEFPTYPLPQAPRYADQLEAIFAVKPRVFSFVYGIPSSDVLEHCRRLNILTLGTATTVDEAIALENAGVDAIVASGADAGGHRVSFLDTPENSLVGTFSLIPQVADAVKIPVVAAGGISDARGVGAALQLGADAVQIGTAFLATQESGTSQGHKDILFTDKAKYTTLTKVFTGRLSRGLANRLTEELKNYQEEMAPYPLQGKIIGKLGAYPANIDSNPELKSLWAGQAAALVKHRDARTLITELIKDLNW